The region CTATCATTTCTTCCTGCTCGCACAGAGACAGCTATATGATGGCAAGGTGGACGCAGCCATGAGAACAGGTGagacacatgtatacacacaatCATGGAACTAGTGAGCCATAATACTATCCAATAAGTGACTTCTTTCATGGGGGACCAACTTTTTTTACAAGAATTTCTAGTGGTAATTTTTGGGATATGATATGTTGATGTTTGTCTCGCACAACCCAAACTGTCGTTTGTTTCCTCTAGTATAGTAGGCCAAAGCAATCTAACTTTTGTGGTTACTGAAACATTGTTTGAAACATGTATAGacttaaatttaaaaatgtatatacagatTTATTTAGTTTAGTTGGGTAACTTAACTctccatgtgtttgtgtgcatgtgtatcaAAACGCAGTAATGATGTCCAAATGAATATCATGTCCATTTGGATTGTAAATCTAAGTTACTGTGTGTGCACATATGTGAATGTATGCATAGTATGTCTCTGGTCTTGTCTATGCAGACACAGTGTTAAATCGCTCGCTCGAACAGAGAAAACAAACTCAAAGTTGAAGTCTTTAAtgctaaacacatacacactgcaaAAGATATTTGCTTACATGACGGTCTAGACAAGAATGTTTACGCCACAGCTTACATCATATCCACCGGCCACCTGGAAAAGAGGTGCGCACATGTACTGcatgaatgtatttttttgttaacTGTGTTTAATGCATATTTCTATTGCTAGAACTATTCCAAGTATTATTTTTGTACTTCGGGCATAAAACAGTCATTTCTATGTTCTCTATTTCTAGCTCTTCATCTCCGTGATTATGAGGATATTATCCCTGCTGTGGAGATTTACTCTTTGCTAGCAATCTGCTCCTCTTCCAACTGTGCATTCGGTACATGCTCATGTGCCTTTATCAAGTTAGAGTCTCTGGAAACACTGACTCCAGATCAGAGGCAACTTTATGAAGACCTGGCCCTGGAGATCTTTACCAAACACAGCCCTCGAGACATCCGACAAAGCCAGCGAGACGGCCTCAATGACGGGTGAGAGAGAGGAACACTGCAGCCACATGTGCTGTATGACCTCAATGAGCGTACAACCGCTGGAAACATTTATCATGCCCAGTTTAACTGATAACTGAGGCAAATCCTTCCATACGGCAGAAAGACGGAGCTGAGATGTCATAGTGACGCAAGTGTACAGTGGTGTGAGAAGCGTGACATATGGTTAGGGGTGTATGATGTAGGCTTTAATCACTGCGGTGTGCTGGATCACTGGAGATTTCCAGTCCATTCATATTTCATGTCAACACTTTCTCCTGTAAAGTGACGTAAAACAGTATGAATCTTTTCCTCTCTAAGGGGTCGTTCACATCAAATGTATATTTGCATCTGTCTGTGCTGTATTTCaacagtttttctatgtaaacatgtgcaagATGGACGTCTTTTGATGCACATTTTCTCCCACGTTTTCAGAAGCAACATTTTAAAGAACTTCAATTCTCGAGACACGGCGCTCAGTCTAAACGCCCCTAACACTTTCAATTCAACTGTCTGGAGGTTTTTGTTCCATCAGCATTTGTACAATGACCACTGATGGACAGTAAAAGCACTTGAAGCAGCATATAATGCACCTCACTCTGTATGAGCTATTAAAAGAGCCACAGTTTCTGATTTGGTACTTTGATGATTTGACTAATATTTTTTCTTAAACTTGTGCTTAACACAATAagtgttttaattggttatttttattttaaatgttatctgAGTGTTGTGCATCATAGCTTTTAATTTTAGCATTGCTAGAACAGCAAATTAACCAATCAGCACCTTGGAAAGGAACGCAGGCACAAACAATCACAGACATGAGATatggaataattaattagacatttagctgatgtttttatccaaagcaacttaaactACTCTCCATTTTAGGGGTTTGAATGGTTAACCCTTTGGTTATGAGCTCCGATCTTTAACCATTACACCGTACTAATCTCAGCAGTAATTAGTAATCAATACAGTGCAAATTGTGATTTATAAGTGAAATAACTGCCCTAGTTATGTTCATAAAACAATGTAACTGATTAAGATGGAATGTGAGATATGAGTTAaatctctctatttctctttctcagGCCGGAAGGAAAGTTACCTACCTGTATCGTGACAGGAAGAGTGATATCTGAGTATCAGTTCTGGTTGTGCAATGTGTGTAAGCATTGTGCTTCAGAACAGGAGATTACACAACACAACTTCTGTCCTCTCTGCCACTCTCCAGTGGCATAAACTGGGCAAACCCTGTGTCCTTTTCAATGCTCATCTCTTGCTTTGCTAAATGCCACATAGGGCACAATGAAATCTGCCatagtgttaaaatgtataaaatttaaCATTTGGATTTTCAAAggaatgtatttatgaattgaGCCTGTTTTGTACGCCAAtttcatatatttatatgtagatttacattatttactttaaatacaaatattttacatatagtGCAAAGAAatattgttttactgtttgtAGAATTATGAATGATTCATCTTAGATCTgggtaacatactgtatatgtgtaattATATGCCACAAATCCCCAAAGAAGCTGAAGACAAACATACTGCTccaataaatgcattttgtaaaATGGGTTGAGTGTTTGTATGTTTAGCATCAAACTAACAAGagccagaacaaaaaaaaattaacaagctGTTTACAGCTTGTTAATTCTTCCATGTATTGGGAATTTACCTGTCCTGTGGAACTGTTATAGCATATGTCTTTTCATCCTGTCATATCTCACATTCACATATTGACGCTTCCGCCAAAATGGATTGCATCACTAGCTGCATCCATATACTTGAGAAATGTATTTGTGTCTGAGAACAAGTCACAGCGTAATTCTTTATTGTAAAATCAAGGTTTATTTTcgttttttttgtaataatacagatgtaaaattctaaaaatattttaaagcataatATTCTGCAGCTGCATGTTTCCCTGGCTGCCTCTAGAGGGCACCATCTGTTAGTTCGTCTCTGCACGTGCGACAGGTGCGGAGGGACCTGCTTTAGCAGAGCAAAGTGAAAGTTTGAAAACAGAAACCACTCGCAGTTTATACTGTTTTAATGTATGATTTTACACTTTCTAAAGATTTAATGCTGTAGGCCTATATCGAAGTTTTTTTTCCACATCTCAACCCcccacaacttttaaaaacgtgtctcgagacaccAGCGTTTTTTTCTTTGAGAACATAACGTTCCCCTTAAATCCTCTGACCTTTGTTCTTTGTCTCATCAGTTAATAACTCAAGGGATCGTTAATCTGAGCCTTTCAGTAGTTTTCTAATCCTTTTGCTGCCCTTCACAGCTAGACTCTCACCCCGCCTAGACTCTCATTTCCCTTTATTTTTCAATCTATTATTTTACCTCTTGTTTCACCACCAATGCTTGAGGGAGATAAAACCCGCAACGTGAAGCATGAGAGGTGCGCGTGTCCTCTAAAGCAAAGAGCAAGCGCGCACCAGTTGCCACGGACCAGTGACGCACGGAAGCGCAGCTGCCCCGAGGCACCGTGAGTGCATTAGCGTCGCACTCTCTGCCAGGAGTCCCACCCGACACAGTCCGCTGCGGGACATGGGGCAAATACTACGAGCAAGCGCACACCAGACTAGCTTTTATCAAGGAAGGCGCTGGAGGATGGAAATATCCACAGCGAATGTTTTTGCAGTACACTGACGATCTCAGAAAGTGAAAGAGGTAAAAtcttacattgttttttttttttttttttttttacttaagtttagtgctgtccgtggtgctggaGTAGGACTTCGGAGCAGGCAGTGCACGCACATTTATACTCCTGTGTTCAcgcaaaataaagaaacaattacattttaggcgatcttttaaaataataattctggtAGCATATTACGATTATATTTTATAAGGTTCCATccaatttataacatttgaaaatgcattaggtatatcatgaactaacaattaacaatgttTATACAATATAAACCATTTAGGCCTATTAATCTTAGTTGTTTTTAGTTtctaaaaacacaattgttcatcGTTGGTTTATGTTGGCTCATAAGGCATTAGCTAATGTTATAGTtcaactttaattaaaaaaaatggtattCGCATATGTTGGAATTTTCATCacccaagattaataagtgctgtacaAGTTgtgtccattgttagttcatgttaacggATTAActagttaattaatgttaatgaatattaccttattgtaaagtgttaccattattttGTCCACACATTCAACAGTTCAGTTAATGCTTTGAGGTCCAGCTCtgaaatattttggaaaataattacgattttctttcattacattgGTTGCAATAAAAATACTACATTAGactgaaatattgttctgtttcatcATCTcagaaaaaaatgatttttttccaAACCCTACTAAAAGTATTGCTTGTCAGAACTGACAACTTTTTAGAAAATGTCCTGAAATTCTGGAAATGTGATTTTGCAGAAGTGCTCAGTACTACTGGGAGAGAAAGTCAGTGTACAAATGCTCATGATGATCACTGTGGCTTTAGTTATGACATTGTGCAGAATCAATATCCATTAGCAACTATAAAGGCTGATTTGGGCTGCAGAATGCTTTTATCTCATTGCAGTTGTTACAGATTGAAGCAGTATAATAGACCAGCTGTCTTTCAGCCTGTGCATTTAAATCTGAAGTTTTTGTCTTGTCATTCACAGTATAATATGCCAGGATTGTAGAGCTGTGGACCCAGTACAGTGGATTGTGAGTAATATTTAATGTATTGCCAACAGGTCAATCTTTTCCTCTTTAAAGTGTCTTTTCTTAATGTATGTttctccaatttctcccattataGGCACGGAGCCATAGAACATTCTAGGTCTCTCTCCAGCCCTGCTTAGCCTGACTGTCCCATTTACTCCTTCATGTCCTGGCATTCATCATGGTGTACGGGCAGGTCCTGCACCGCCAAGGACCAGAAGAGAGCTTCATCAACCTCAATGTTGGTGGTTTTAAGCAGCGCGTGGAACGGGTCATCCTCCAGCGTTTCCCCAACACACGACTGGCCCGAATCCTGTACTGCAGCTCAGAGGCTGCTATCCTCCAGCTGTGTGATGACTACGCTGCAGCCGACCGTGAATATTACTTTGACCGCAACCCAGGATTTTTCCGCTATGTGCTGAATTTCTACCATACTGGAAAGATCCACTTGATGGAAGAGTTGTGCGTGTTTAGTTTTAGTCAAGAGTTGGAATACTGGGGCATCAAAGAACTTCACCTTGACTCTTGTTGCAGCAACAAATTTCAGGAACAGACAGAGTTTGTTGGAGAATGTGATTGGGGAAATGAAGATGACCCACAGAACCAGCTGCAGGACAGCTTGAACTCATCCATGGAAGAGCTATCTGCATTTGATAAAGACCTGGAAAAGTTTGAGGGCACCTGGTGCTCTGAGATTCGCAAGCAACTCTGGCTGCGATTGGAGAATCCTGGATATTCCTGCTCAGCGAAAATAACGGCAGTGCTTTCTCTGAGTGTGGTGCTAATGAGTATTGTAGCCATGTGTGTTCATAGCATGCCTGAGTTCCACCAGGTGGATGCCAATGATAAGGACATAGAGAACCCAGTGTTTGCTGTGTTTGAGACCTTTTGTGTCATTTGGTTCTCTATTGAATTCATCCTACGGTTAGCTGTCACACCATGCTTGCGCAAATTCCTGTGCAATGCATTAAACATCATTGACTTTGCTTCTATTATTCCATTTTATGCAACGCTAGCATTTGAATCCGCTGACGCTGAAGAAAGTGAGGAGCTAGAAAATGTAGGGAGGGTCGTGCAGATCTTGCGTCTCATGCGGATCTTTCGCATTCTCAAACTTGCACGGCATTCTGTCGGGTTGCGTTCACTCGGGGCGACTCTTCGTCACAGCTACAATGAGGTTggactcctcctcctcttcctttcTGTAGGAATCTCCATTTTCTCTGTGCTCATCTATTTTGCTGAAAGAGAGGACGATGAGTCTTTATTGCAGACCATACCGATGGGCTGGTGGTGGGCGACGATCAGCATGACCACGGTGGGTTACGGCGACACATATCCTGTCACGCTGGTTGGGAAACTCATCGCCACCTTGTGCATCATTTGTGGCCTGCTTGTGGTTGCTCTTCCTATCTCCATCATCTTCAATAAGTTCTCCAAGTACTACCAGAGACAGAAAGCCCTGGTGGAGTCAGACCAGCTCCAACTAGACGATGATAAACCTCCAGATCTTAGCATGCTGGAAGGTCTCCCATTAGTTCATATGAGTGACCTCTATACCCAAAAGATGAATTCTCTGGTGCACAGTGTGTCTTCTAAGAGTAGCGGTGGAAGTGAGGAAGGCAACACTGATGCTTCCAGCATTCAGGATGTAGAAGTTGTCTGCCCTTCTGGAATGCCAGAGGCAAAGAAAgcaacatgaaaaaataaaaaataaatacatgcatgCACAACCTCAGATAAACGGGGAGAGAAGAAACCAGAAGAAACCTACTGTCACATTTaatgtgcagaacacaaacgctTCCTCAGTCAGAAAGACTAGTAGACCATAAGTTCTCTCACAGCTCTGTTTCTTACTGAGAAGCTCCTGAACCTTTAATATGGACCTTGGAAAAATCAACAGCActttttctcttttgttctcAGGGTGAAAATGTCTCTTGCTTTCCATTATTTATGGATCAGAACCTGTTACAGATGTTAACATACAAAGGGCCAGTGCTAGCACTAATGTTGACGTTCTCTACCCAATTAATTAAGAGCACTGATTgacaggtgtttttttttatatccttCTGACAAGCTGTTCATTTGAATTAAAAGCGTTTCTGTAGTGCCTATGGGATCTGAGCTATACTTAATGTTTTATAGGCAATGGCAGCATTTGAAATGTTGGCATGTTGGTACACACCATCCTCCCTAATGTGTCCATCAGAGGGATGGAAGGAAAGTGTGCATGCATATTTCAATATGAGAAAGGAGATGAGAAGAAAGCAGGGGAAGAAATGTTACGGTTGCATAGTGTCGATATACAGCATATTTGTGTCTCGGCTCTTGGTTCTGAAATCACTGCATTGTTCCACAGAGGGATGATAAACAGCTTCCTGTAAATGCAAGGTCAGTATTTCTTAATTTCTCTTATATCTGGGAATAATGTGAAGCCATTCAATGCAAAAATATCAATTTctttagggatagttcacccaaaaatgaaaattctgtcatcatttactcaccctcatgccatcccagatgtgtatgactttctttctgttgcagaaaacaaagatttttagaagaatatttctgctctgtaggtccattcaatgtaagtggatggtgaccacacctttcaagctccaaaagtcacataaagtcggcataaatataatccatatgactccagtggataaatccatgtcttcagaagagatatgataggtatgggtaagaaacagattaataattaagtactttttttttttactataaatctccactttcacattctttcacatactgaaagtgaaagtggagatttacagtaaaaaaggatttaaatattgatctgtttaaatcctatggattacttttatgcttcgattgtgtgattttggagcttcaaatgcctgTCACTTGCGTTgaaagaacctacagagctgaaatagtgttctatatttagaatatttaatattataaatattatattaatattatatagatgttcttctaaaaatctttgtttgtgttcagcagaagatagaaagacaTACGTATCTGAGATGCCATAAATtagtaaatgctgagagaattttcatttttggatgaactataccttAAATCAGTATTTTGTCTTGGTTTCTAGTAATagatctaaatatcttatataaaTAACAAGATAACCCGAGAAGCAAAGGCAAGAGTTGTTTTCAGaatgaagtttatttttcttacccaatTGGCTAAATATGTTTTCTTGTTTCAAGCATAATGCTCCCTAAATAGTGTTAGATTTATAGTTATAACAAGATGCACCAATTGGGTAAAACAATTAATTCAAGATATACAGTATCAAGTTTTAATATCTGacacaattttgcttcttaatgaattaaatgtatcttgttataggcacatttatatattttactggaaaacaaaacaaaaatactgattagaaAAATGTTTTTTGCAGTGTGCACTGCAATAACTTTTCTTACTCAACATTGTTcagatattttttactggaaaacaagacaaaaaactggttataaaatggatagttctgacCCTGAATTTTGTTTGGATGAGCCGCGTTCAAAGCCGTTGTGAAATGACTGAAAGCACGCACCTTGCCTAGCACATTCTGTATTACTGTGCTATATATGCAACTATATTACTAGAGAAAATTGTTTATTCTGATTTTTATTAACCATACATTGAACTGCGTATTTAAAAAATGGTATCTttaatcatattgctgttgccgttgttgtataaaagcaataaaccACACGAGTccatgtgttacagtgattttagcaTGGGTACGGAGGTTGTAGGCACTCCACATTACATACTGcaagaaaatgatttttgcaCTTTGTACATTATCAAAAATCTCTTTAACTTcaataaatgaacataaaattCACACTTATCATGTTTCCTCTGCCTTGAGGGAACACATTCTCTCTCATCTGGAGTGACGTATGTCTGTATGCTGTATTAGCAGCAGGGAAAGATGTCCAAATTTTAGGGCTGCCAGCCATGGGGGATGTATTACTGCTGAAACGGCAGCCGTTTGACAAGTAGCTTTAACTTGGATAGATTGGTCTCTGTTTGAGATGTGCCTATTGATCAATATGTCACGGTTGTGTGCTCAAGTGTTTAAGGACTGACCTGAATCCCTCATGAGATTCACGAATGATGCAGTTGACCCTTTTCAGCTTCAGCAAACACTGAGATTGAAGTTTCAAGGAGAACATAACTGAATAGAAAAATGGCagtgacactttaaaataatgttctGTACTATAACTTtagtagttaacatgaaataacaaagaacaatgcttaatttttttttacatttattatatgttGTTTGTGTAATTTATTATATGTTGTTAATGTAAATATCTACATATAAATCAAaatttgtatatgttaacattagttcatgcattataaactaacatgaacttaccaagaacagtatttattaattaacttcaaccaagattaataaatgctgtaaacagtattgttcattgtttcttCATGATACCTATaacgcattaactaatgttaaaggaatgttcgggttcagtacaagttaagctcaattaactttatttgtggcataatgttgatttccactcattcctttgtttatttaaagAAAGCAAAACTCACAGTTATAGGAagacacttacaaaggaagtgaatggggccagtccagaaACTCTAatatacacatagtttcaaaagtCACAAGACGTAAGCACTGTACGTGTTCCATGATGTTGGTATGCAAAATCGCTTTACTTATGTgttaaagctagggtgtgcaatcttttccagaaacattttttgttatactggttaaaagtctcttcacatcctgatagcaatcaatgatttaagtggtctaaatgaaaaaaaaaatcattatatatatatatatatatatatatatatatatatatatatatatatatatatatatatatatacgtctgTGGAAGGGACATGACCGACCAATCATCGGTCCAAATTTAATGATGGAatgtccttcctgtctgtcaatctCAAGGGGTCTAAAAAATTATGCCATGGTTGCTGTTTTACTTTTGGACatggtttgatttgtttttgatatattttgttaatgtaactgctgtttgtgtgtgtgtgtgttcatgtgtgatagaGGAGGCGTGGCTTTGGAGACACCTCTGAAGCGAGGGCGGGCTCTATGCTTGCAAAGCTAACTTGCTAATTGCTAGCCTCTCTGGATTACACATCCTAGCTTTAAGttagcttttttgttgttgtaagaaACGAGGGGTAAGTCGAAATTCCATTAAtgtatagaaccttattgtaaagtgtttgttttaCAAATGCTTATATTTATACTGGGACCTTTTGACTCTGTGAGGGTGTggggagggtgtggccgggccgcgTGGGTGCATGGCTGGCACTAACTCAGCTgatcagcgagagagtgagattAAGTGGAGAACTGAgacaccagttcaagagagagagacgcacacagcctgtgtgcatgtgtgtctgttcctttatgttttatgttgttttaagtaaatttatatcattaaatacGTTTATTGCCCACCTTTAAGGGATCAGAGTGATCAAAATTatacagggagagagagaaacctaCTTATTATTTGCTAGTATATAAAAggaaataatttaaagaaattgTTTCCCATTAGAGATTCATTATGTGCCATCCACTGTGGCAGGGCGTCTCCTCTCCATCCTCTCAGCTAGAAATATAAAGAAGCCACAACGAGTCACATTTTTCATACAAACCATGTTTGTAAAGCTCATAAAAATATGAGCATGGTGTAtgcaaatatgtatttaaaatcatAGTTCATTGTTCCTCTGACATAATCATAATTTACTCTATGAGCTGGTGGTCAAGGATGTGGGTTTCAACTCAGGGGAGAGCAGAACCCACAAACTGGTGGGTTTCCATATCACTATGAGCAAGGTACTTAATCTAATGATGCTCCAGGACAATATGTACTTTGTACTTTGAGTATCTTATGGTGATGTTGCTTTAGATAAAACCATCAGCCAGGTGGCACAACCTATTCAGCATCAGAGTTTGACAGTTAACAAGGGCCACAAACAtatgcatatacacatacactgataagccacaacattaaaaccagactaatattgtgtaggtccccctcatgccgccataACAGTGACaactcaccacaattgtacagagcggttatcagagttaccgtagactttgtcagttcaaaccaatctggtcattctctgttgacctctctcatcaacaaggcatttctatctgctgaaatgcccctcactggatgcttttagtttttggcatcattctgagtaaattctagagacttgttatgtgtgaaaatcccaggagatcagcggttacaaaaatactcaaactagaccatctgacaccaacaatcatgtcatggtccaaatcactgagatccaattttttatctaatcatccaatca is a window of Xyrauchen texanus isolate HMW12.3.18 chromosome 24, RBS_HiC_50CHRs, whole genome shotgun sequence DNA encoding:
- the LOC127618097 gene encoding potassium voltage-gated channel subfamily S member 3-like, whose protein sequence is MVYGQVLHRQGPEESFINLNVGGFKQRVERVILQRFPNTRLARILYCSSEAAILQLCDDYAAADREYYFDRNPGFFRYVLNFYHTGKIHLMEELCVFSFSQELEYWGIKELHLDSCCSNKFQEQTEFVGECDWGNEDDPQNQLQDSLNSSMEELSAFDKDLEKFEGTWCSEIRKQLWLRLENPGYSCSAKITAVLSLSVVLMSIVAMCVHSMPEFHQVDANDKDIENPVFAVFETFCVIWFSIEFILRLAVTPCLRKFLCNALNIIDFASIIPFYATLAFESADAEESEELENVGRVVQILRLMRIFRILKLARHSVGLRSLGATLRHSYNEVGLLLLFLSVGISIFSVLIYFAEREDDESLLQTIPMGWWWATISMTTVGYGDTYPVTLVGKLIATLCIICGLLVVALPISIIFNKFSKYYQRQKALVESDQLQLDDDKPPDLSMLEGLPLVHMSDLYTQKMNSLVHSVSSKSSGGSEEGNTDASSIQDVEVVCPSGMPEAKKAT